One region of Ictalurus punctatus breed USDA103 chromosome 6, Coco_2.0, whole genome shotgun sequence genomic DNA includes:
- the si:ch211-67e16.4 gene encoding uncharacterized protein si:ch211-67e16.4 isoform X1 encodes MDVNLTISLMRGQMGVVIEKAVNAAVETVLGEMIRVMSLKFEQLRREMTAKEKENEDIRKMLETTRCQMKILRQKYVNALNTKDDRHAFAPHKAQMGQMNTTRHTAGQLDTTRHTTGQLDTTRLTAGQLDTTRLTAGQLDTTRLTAGQLDTTRLTAGQLDTTRLTAGQLDTTRLTAGQLDTTRLTAGQLDTTRLTAGQLDTTRHTAGQLDTTRHTAGQLDTTRHTAGQLDTTRAHQVTADHGVPLRRRSSNTGSPCAEPLTLALKPRNPEPGHTALPVAKTHKVVHEAVPTESCQNAEIFNEEVPGLKVHLGLKVENSSGTVPESINPLWSQAPQTSTDAEHTEIADPNPMAYTSEVLIPVMADCREPDLKIKQEEAEVEIVEVKEEQAEPSTSELPRIELHQHSAGAGIAIELPVTQQCIQIPSVTEPAFMGVDPSTYTESQLAVADTQRQMHPFCKDLMLYEDYKRKRIEVRKRSETRRRELERTLPQALLADLVKERREKTRLRVARWRAKRKLQACLMAQAAQFNSTQALYTQHNGRRRAGAAPQQGGIGLGTAQSETGVYTMPLQMGTSPLLTAQRLSMAEGQMQPGASVFVQQRTSAAGSETYQ; translated from the exons ATGGACGTGAATTTGACCATTTCTCTGATGAGAGGTCAGATGGGAGTGGTGATTGAGAAGGCCGTGAACGCGGCCGTGGAGACGGTGTTGGGAGAGATGATCCGGGTGATGAGCCTCAAGTTCGAGCAGCTCCGGAGGGAAATGACGGCCAAAGAGAAGGAGAACGAAGACATCAGGAAGATGCTGGAGACGACTCGGTGTCAGATGAAGATCCTGCGTCAGAAATATGTTAATGCATTGAACACTAAAGACGACAGACATGCCTTTGCGCCACACAAAGCACAGATGGGTCAGATGAACACAACTAGACACACAGCCGGTCAACTGGACACAACCAGACACACAACCGGCCAGCTGGACACAACCAGACTCACAGCCGGCCagctagacacaaccagactcACAGCCGGCCAGCTGGACACAACCAGACTCACAGCCGGCCAGCTGGACACAACCAGACTCACAGCCGGCCAGCTGGACACAACCAGACTCACAGCCGGTCAGCTGGACACAACCAGACTCACAGCCGGTCAGCTGGACACAACCAGACTCACAGCCGGTCAGCTGGACACAACCAGACTCACAGCCGGTCAGCTGGACACAACCAGACACACAGCCGGTCAGCTGGACACAACCAGACACACAGCCGGTCAGCTGGACACAACCAGACACACAGCCGGTCAGCTGGACACAACCAGAGCCCATCAGGTCACAGCTGATCATGGGGTGCCACTGAGAAGACGTTCCTCAAACACAGGATCACCCTGTGCTGAACCTCTCACACTTGCTCTCAAACCCCGAAACCCTGAACCAGGTCATACAGCGCTGCCTGTCGCTAAAACTCATAAAGTGGTCCATGAAGCTGTCCCTACAGAGAGCTGCCAAAATGCTGAAATTTTCAATGAGGAGGTTCCGGGATTAAAAGTACATCTGGGATTGAAAG tggaGAACTCAAGTGGCACCGTACCAGAGAGCATCAATCCTCTATGGAGTCAAGCACCTCAAACGTCCACAGATGCTGAACACACAGAGATCGCAGACCCAAACCCCATGGCTTATACAAGCGAGGTGCTGATCCCAGTCATGGCAGACTGCCGAGAGCCCGACTTAAAGATTAAACAGGAGGAAGCCGAGGTCGAAATTGTCGAGGTGAAGGAAGAGCAAGCTGAGCCGTCCACTTCGGAGCTTCCTAGGATTGAACTACATCAGCATTCGGCTGGAGCAGGAATAGCCATAGAGCTGCCAGTGACTCAACAGTGCATCCAGATACCTTCAGTCACTGAACCGGCCTTCATGGGTGTGGACCCAAGCACAT ATACCGAGTCTCAGCTTGCTGTGGCAGATACGCAAAGGCAGATGCACCCGTTCTGTAAAGATCTGATGCTGTATGAGGATTACAAGAGGAAACGTATAGAAGTGCGTAAACGCAGCGAGACCCGACGGCGCGAGCTGGAGCGGACACTTCCGCAGGCTCTTCTGGCCGACCTGGTGAAGGAACGCAGGGAAAAGACTCGACTCCGAGTGGCCCGCTGGAGAGCCAAACGCAAGCTGCAGGCCTGCCTGATGGCGCAGGCGGCACAATTTAACAGTACGCAGGCTCTCTACACTCAGCACAACGGCAGGAGGAGAGCAGGGGCCGCTCCACAGCAGGGGGGCATCGGCCTTGGCACGGCCCAGTCCGAGACTGGTGTGTACACCATGCCGCTGCAGATGGGCACCAGTCCTCTATTGACAGCACAAAGACTCAGCATGGCTGAGGGTCAAATGCAGCCTGGAGCCTCTGTGTTTGTGCAACAGAGAACTTCAGCAGCTGGATCTGAGACCTACCAGTGA
- the si:ch211-67e16.4 gene encoding uncharacterized protein si:ch211-67e16.4 isoform X3 has product MDVNLTISLMRGQMGVVIEKAVNAAVETVLGEMIRVMSLKFEQLRREMTAKEKENEDIRKMLETTRCQMKILRQKYVNALNTKDDRHAFAPHKAQMGQMNTTRHTAGQLDTTRHTTGQLDTTRLTAGQLDTTRLTAGQLDTTRLTAGQLDTTRLTAGQLDTTRLTAGQLDTTRLTAGQLDTTRLTAGQLDTTRLTAGQLDTTRHTAGQLDTTRHTAGQLDTTRHTAGQLDTTRAHQVTADHGVPLRRRSSNTGSPCAEPLTLALKPRNPEPGHTALPVAKTHKVVHEAVPTESCQNAEIFNEEVPGLKVHLGLKVENSSGTVPESINPLWSQAPQTSTDAEHTEIADPNPMAYTSEVLIPVMADCREPDLKIKQEEAEVEIVEVKEEQAEPSTSELPRIELHQHSAGAGIAIELPVTQQCIQIPSVTEPAFMGVDPSTLDRQSSMEKSRRYREKINADPAKKKAMLEARRRRYQERKARGEITSSKLLPVEKRVKLQQRWAESKQRQRRRAKIQDKLMFSH; this is encoded by the exons ATGGACGTGAATTTGACCATTTCTCTGATGAGAGGTCAGATGGGAGTGGTGATTGAGAAGGCCGTGAACGCGGCCGTGGAGACGGTGTTGGGAGAGATGATCCGGGTGATGAGCCTCAAGTTCGAGCAGCTCCGGAGGGAAATGACGGCCAAAGAGAAGGAGAACGAAGACATCAGGAAGATGCTGGAGACGACTCGGTGTCAGATGAAGATCCTGCGTCAGAAATATGTTAATGCATTGAACACTAAAGACGACAGACATGCCTTTGCGCCACACAAAGCACAGATGGGTCAGATGAACACAACTAGACACACAGCCGGTCAACTGGACACAACCAGACACACAACCGGCCAGCTGGACACAACCAGACTCACAGCCGGCCagctagacacaaccagactcACAGCCGGCCAGCTGGACACAACCAGACTCACAGCCGGCCAGCTGGACACAACCAGACTCACAGCCGGCCAGCTGGACACAACCAGACTCACAGCCGGTCAGCTGGACACAACCAGACTCACAGCCGGTCAGCTGGACACAACCAGACTCACAGCCGGTCAGCTGGACACAACCAGACTCACAGCCGGTCAGCTGGACACAACCAGACACACAGCCGGTCAGCTGGACACAACCAGACACACAGCCGGTCAGCTGGACACAACCAGACACACAGCCGGTCAGCTGGACACAACCAGAGCCCATCAGGTCACAGCTGATCATGGGGTGCCACTGAGAAGACGTTCCTCAAACACAGGATCACCCTGTGCTGAACCTCTCACACTTGCTCTCAAACCCCGAAACCCTGAACCAGGTCATACAGCGCTGCCTGTCGCTAAAACTCATAAAGTGGTCCATGAAGCTGTCCCTACAGAGAGCTGCCAAAATGCTGAAATTTTCAATGAGGAGGTTCCGGGATTAAAAGTACATCTGGGATTGAAAG tggaGAACTCAAGTGGCACCGTACCAGAGAGCATCAATCCTCTATGGAGTCAAGCACCTCAAACGTCCACAGATGCTGAACACACAGAGATCGCAGACCCAAACCCCATGGCTTATACAAGCGAGGTGCTGATCCCAGTCATGGCAGACTGCCGAGAGCCCGACTTAAAGATTAAACAGGAGGAAGCCGAGGTCGAAATTGTCGAGGTGAAGGAAGAGCAAGCTGAGCCGTCCACTTCGGAGCTTCCTAGGATTGAACTACATCAGCATTCGGCTGGAGCAGGAATAGCCATAGAGCTGCCAGTGACTCAACAGTGCATCCAGATACCTTCAGTCACTGAACCGGCCTTCATGGGTGTGGACCCAAGCACAT TAGACCGACAAAGCAGCATGGAGAAGTCCaggagatacagagagaaaataaatgcagaTCCTGCCAAGAAGAAGGCCATGCTGGAAGCAAGACGGCGAAG GTACCAGGAAAGAAAGGCCAGAGGAGAGATCACGTCCAGTAAACTCCTCCCGGTGGAAAAGAGAGTGAAGCTACAGCAGAGATGGGCGGAATCAAAGCAAcgacaaagaagaagagcaaaaATCCAAGACAAATTAATGTTTAGCCATTAA
- the si:ch211-67e16.4 gene encoding uncharacterized protein si:ch211-67e16.4 isoform X2 yields the protein MDVNLTISLMRGQMGVVIEKAVNAAVETVLGEMIRVMSLKFEQLRREMTAKEKENEDIRKMLETTRCQMKILRQKYVNALNTKDDRHAFAPHKAQMGQMNTTRHTAGQLDTTRHTTGQLDTTRLTAGQLDTTRLTAGQLDTTRLTAGQLDTTRLTAGQLDTTRLTAGQLDTTRLTAGQLDTTRLTAGQLDTTRLTAGQLDTTRHTAGQLDTTRHTAGQLDTTRHTAGQLDTTRAHQVTADHGVPLRRRSSNTGSPCAEPLTLALKPRNPEPGHTALPVAKTHKVVHEAVPTESCQNAEIFNEEVPGLKVHLGLKVENSSGTVPESINPLWSQAPQTSTDAEHTEIADPNPMAYTSEVLIPVMADCREPDLKIKQEEAEVEIVEVKEEQAEPSTSELPRIELHQHSAGAGIAIELPVTQQCIQIPSVTEPAFMGVDPSTCLHVNKTFMELRIRRTVDRQSSMEKSRRYREKINADPAKKKAMLEARRRRYQERKARGEITSSKLLPVEKRVKLQQRWAESKQRQRRRAKIQDKLMFSH from the exons ATGGACGTGAATTTGACCATTTCTCTGATGAGAGGTCAGATGGGAGTGGTGATTGAGAAGGCCGTGAACGCGGCCGTGGAGACGGTGTTGGGAGAGATGATCCGGGTGATGAGCCTCAAGTTCGAGCAGCTCCGGAGGGAAATGACGGCCAAAGAGAAGGAGAACGAAGACATCAGGAAGATGCTGGAGACGACTCGGTGTCAGATGAAGATCCTGCGTCAGAAATATGTTAATGCATTGAACACTAAAGACGACAGACATGCCTTTGCGCCACACAAAGCACAGATGGGTCAGATGAACACAACTAGACACACAGCCGGTCAACTGGACACAACCAGACACACAACCGGCCAGCTGGACACAACCAGACTCACAGCCGGCCagctagacacaaccagactcACAGCCGGCCAGCTGGACACAACCAGACTCACAGCCGGCCAGCTGGACACAACCAGACTCACAGCCGGCCAGCTGGACACAACCAGACTCACAGCCGGTCAGCTGGACACAACCAGACTCACAGCCGGTCAGCTGGACACAACCAGACTCACAGCCGGTCAGCTGGACACAACCAGACTCACAGCCGGTCAGCTGGACACAACCAGACACACAGCCGGTCAGCTGGACACAACCAGACACACAGCCGGTCAGCTGGACACAACCAGACACACAGCCGGTCAGCTGGACACAACCAGAGCCCATCAGGTCACAGCTGATCATGGGGTGCCACTGAGAAGACGTTCCTCAAACACAGGATCACCCTGTGCTGAACCTCTCACACTTGCTCTCAAACCCCGAAACCCTGAACCAGGTCATACAGCGCTGCCTGTCGCTAAAACTCATAAAGTGGTCCATGAAGCTGTCCCTACAGAGAGCTGCCAAAATGCTGAAATTTTCAATGAGGAGGTTCCGGGATTAAAAGTACATCTGGGATTGAAAG tggaGAACTCAAGTGGCACCGTACCAGAGAGCATCAATCCTCTATGGAGTCAAGCACCTCAAACGTCCACAGATGCTGAACACACAGAGATCGCAGACCCAAACCCCATGGCTTATACAAGCGAGGTGCTGATCCCAGTCATGGCAGACTGCCGAGAGCCCGACTTAAAGATTAAACAGGAGGAAGCCGAGGTCGAAATTGTCGAGGTGAAGGAAGAGCAAGCTGAGCCGTCCACTTCGGAGCTTCCTAGGATTGAACTACATCAGCATTCGGCTGGAGCAGGAATAGCCATAGAGCTGCCAGTGACTCAACAGTGCATCCAGATACCTTCAGTCACTGAACCGGCCTTCATGGGTGTGGACCCAAGCACAT GTCTCCATGTAAACAAGACGTTTATGGAGCTCAGGATCAGAAGAACAG TAGACCGACAAAGCAGCATGGAGAAGTCCaggagatacagagagaaaataaatgcagaTCCTGCCAAGAAGAAGGCCATGCTGGAAGCAAGACGGCGAAG GTACCAGGAAAGAAAGGCCAGAGGAGAGATCACGTCCAGTAAACTCCTCCCGGTGGAAAAGAGAGTGAAGCTACAGCAGAGATGGGCGGAATCAAAGCAAcgacaaagaagaagagcaaaaATCCAAGACAAATTAATGTTTAGCCATTAA
- the fer1l6 gene encoding fer-1-like protein 6 — protein MDQDKDLSGSQSKNVFGIKVKKKKKKAGKALVFANKGAQDDLEIISATGEPPGEEIDVRVPGSEPSLSAYLSFREVINTKRSKPVTKILESESKPQSFQISINITEARQLVGENIDPSVVIEIGDEKKQTSVKEGTNAPFYNEYFVFDFFAHQEIFFDKVIKLSVMHSKIMKSFCVGTFKIDVGTVYNQPGHQFINKWAALMDPIDVNTGVKGHLKCDICVTGKGDVLPHSQKFSDTEEQIEKNPLLPEGFPSMRPWARYYVKVYRAEGLPRMNSSIMANVTKAFVSDNTALIDPYVVVSFFGQVGRTSTQKSTADPVWNEQVIFKEMFPPLCQRLKIQLLDEGSMNDVAIGTHYIDLRRISNDQDGDKGFLPTFGPAWVNIYGSARNSTLVDDSQDMNEGIGEGVSFRGRIYIQLTVEILSGGAESKSLLSIKMPFKDAKGGKSATKDPKAAAGGAGGGEEDKSKSMGAMVLPVDPPEMISDEDKENFLLFGTVFEATMIDRRIGDKHISFEFTIGNFGNFIDGAAPPTSKKKAEKSPDPLSQEAAMTTPLLESQPSKPCKSTTPPEKPLIGDGIRNYFYLPISNKKPCIYVWSSWEDWTYRLHHSNMLDRIAIMFEDGVAKVTELDKMVDPCAEPFMRAVLQEFCKDAREFMSFAEKQAKGTHLTMLDKKRLMLCKQELESMIGVAGTITEPKRKALTVKEMLKEAQKLTHRIRFLVEEPQHTLPDVFVWMLSNNKRIAYARVPARHLLYSDKLVERGIDCGKIKTLFLKPPSKRGAAGWIVQAKLDVYLWLGNCREISHMLENLPAGFEPKELSSEEDRSSLPESLLYKDHQKFQLRAHMYQARGLIAADSTGLSDPFARVSFLSNTQCTAIINQTLTPTWNQMLMVNKVSLYGELNELVKEPPLVVIEVYDEDALGKPEYLGSTTAVPVVRLNEEPYTPPPLQYSPLFYGSMSGGDILGAFELIQTGKHPLPEIDDPEGQIYPVPSYIRPVLCKYRIEVLFWGLRELKKVQLLPVDRPQVFIECAGKGVNSSVIQSYKSNPNFTVLVDSFDVELPENEYLHPPLTITVVDWRAFGRSTLVGSHVINNLGLFKYTPPSLPPPRRQPPEPASIELNACSFLATPLPEQEGTEAQTSEDIHITIEQEEISKPPHTPEPVPQDRKDRVSQKSKRRSTKRKKRTAADESADSVIDWWSKYYASMEKIQMSKLREVNPFPSIYETVPPLQNLLTDGINTMAKGMKEKKKEFNFKTVTEQTKTATLMIYDKELEAEFGPFDDWVKTFELFRGKANEEESSAAERFVGKFKAGFCLYKLPDGDEEGCLDSGEYKISQGIPPNCAVNVLIRVYVVAATNLHPADPDGKADPYIVLKLGKTEIKDRDNYIPKQLNPVFGRSFEIQASFPKESLLRILIYDFDVIGGDDLIGETQIDLENRFYSRHRATCGIPTEYAIEGYNAWRDAVKPTDLLIKLCKESRLDSPRFTPGCITIGEKVYNGKTVFIDEDQVVESYEHLALKVLHKWEEMPGVGCRLVPEHIETRTLYLKDKPGMDQGQLQLWVDIFPMDMPHPGPPVDISPRKPKGYELRIIIWNTEDVILEDTNFITGQQSSDIYIKGWVKGLEDDAQETDVHYNSLTGEGNFNWRFVFPFYYLPAERLVVVSKRENIFSLDKTEQKLPAVLVLQVWDFERLSSDDFLGSVELDLHGFPRGAKTAKECKMEMLNNTSDNISIFQQKRAKGWWPFVKADDLTGKVEAEFHLVTAEEVEKNPVGRARKEPEPLEKPNRPDTTFSWFVNPFKCFFHLIWKNYKKYIIAALVLLILALFLALLFYTLPGAISNRIVSG, from the exons ATGGATCAAGACAAAGACCTCTCTGGATCACAAAG CAAAAATGTCTTTGGAATaaaagtgaagaagaagaagaagaaagctgGCAAAGCTCTAGTATTTGCAAACAAAGGTGCTCAGG ATGATCTGGAGATTATAAGTGCTACTGGAGAACCACCAGGTGAAGAAATTGATGTCCGTGTGCCTGGCAGTGAGCCTAGCCTCTCAGCCTATTTGTCTTTCAGAGAAGTTATCAATACTAAGAG ATCCAAGCCTGTGACCAAGATTTTGGAAAGTGAAAGCAAACCACAGAGTTTTCAG ATCTCCATCAACATCACAGAGGCTAGACAGCTGGTTGGTGAGAACATCGACCCCAGTGTGGTGATTGAAATTGGAGATGAAAAGAAACAGACATCAGTAAAAGAGGGCACCAATGCACCCTTTTACAATGAG TATTTTGTGTTTGACTTCTTTGCGCATCAAGAGATCTTTTTTGACAAAGTCATTAAACTGTCA gTAATGCATTCAAAAATCATGAAAAGCTTTTGTGTGGGAACGTTTAAGATTGATGTTGGAACTGTCTACAATCAACCTG GTCATCAGTTTATCAATAAATGGGCAGCTCTTATGGATCCCATAGATGTCAACACAGGGGTCAAAGGGCATTTGAAGTGTGACATCTGTGTGACGGGGAAAGGAGATGTGTTGCCTCATTCTCAGAAGTTTAGCGACACTGAAGAGCAGATAGAaaa GAACCCACTGCTGCCTGAAGGCTTCCCATCTATGCGCCCATGGGCTCGCTATTATGTGAAAGTGTACAGAGCAGAAGGTCTTCCCAGAATGAATTCTAGCATCATGGCTAATGTGACCAAGGCCTTTGTTAGCGACAACACAGCTCTTATCGATCCATATGTGGTAGTATCCTTCTTTGGACAGGTG GGCCGGACCTCCACACAAAAGAGCACAGCAGACCCTGTATGGAATGAGCAGGTGATATTTAAAGAGATGTTTCCTCCTTTGTGTCAGAGGCTAAAGATCCAGTTATTGGATGAGGGTAGCATGAATGATGTAGCCATTGGGACTCACTACATTGATCTGCGCAGAATCTCCAATGACCAGGATGGAGATAAAG GTTTCCTCCCCACATTTGGTCCAGCCTGGGTCAACATCTACGGCTCAGCCCGTAACTCCACGCTTGTGGATGATAGTCAGGACATGAATGAAGGAATAGGGGAAGGGGTGTCATTTCGAGGAAGGATTTATATCCAGCTAACTGTGGAGATCCTTTCTGGAGGGGCTGAGTCAAAATCTCTGCTCTCTATCAAGATGCCTTTTAAAGATGCTAAGGGTGGGAAATCGGCAACTAAAGACCCCAAAGCTGCAGCAGGAGGGGCaggtggaggagaggaggataAAAGCAAGTCTATGGGAGCCATGGTGCTGCCTGTGGATCCACCTGAAATG ATCAGTGATGAGGACAAGGAGAATTTCCTGCTCTTTGGTACAGTGTTTGAGGCTACTATGATTGACAGGAGAATTGGTGACAAACATATCAGTTTTGAATTCACTATTg GAAACTTTGGTAACTTTATTGATGGTGCTGCTCCACCAACCTCCAAGAAAAAAGCAGAGAAAAGTCCTGATCCTTTAAGCCAAGAAGCTGCCATGACTACTCCTCTTCTAGAAAGTCAACCATCAAAGCCATGCAAATCCACCACACCTCCAGAGAAGCCTCTTATTGGAGATGGAATCAG GAACTACTTCTATTTACCCATTTCAAATAAGAAACCGTGTATCTATGTGTGGAGCTCCTGGGAGGACTGGACATACCGCCTCCACCATTCTAACATGCTGGACAGGATAGCCATCATGTTT GAAGATGGAGTAGCCAAGGTAACAGAACTGGACAAGATGGTGGATCCATGCGCAGAGCCTTTTATGCGTGCTGTTTTACAGGAATTTTGTAAGGATGCCAG GGAGTTTATGAGTTTTGCTGAAAAGCAGGCGAAAGGAACCCATTTGACAATGTTGGATAAGAAGAGGCTCATGTTGTGCAAACAGGAACTG GAAAGCATGATAGGAGTAGCTGGAACCATCACTGAACCAAAGAGAAAAGCTCTAACCGTCAAAGAGATGCTGAAAGAGGCACAGAAACTCACTCATCGAATCAGATTCTTGGTGGAAGAG CCACAGCACACACTGCCAGATGTATTTGTGTGGATGCTCAGTAATAATAAACGCATAGCATATGCCCGTGTCCCTGCACGCCACCTGCTTTACTCTGACAAACTTGTGGAAAGAGGGATAGACTGTGGCAAGATCAAAACCTTGTTCCTAAAG CCCCCGTCCAAGCGTGGAGCGGCTGGCTGGATAGTGCAGGCTAAACTGGATGTGTATTTGTGGCTGGGGAATTGCAGAGAGATATCCCATATGCTTGAGAATCTCCCAGCAGGCTTTGAGCCAAAAGAGTTATCATCAGAGGAGGATAGAAGCTCTCTTCCCGAGAGTTTACTCTATAAAG ACCATCAAAAGTTTCAGCTGAGGGCTCATATGTACCAGGCTCGTGGGCTCATCGCTGCAGACAGCACAGGCCTGTCAGACCCCTTCGCCAGAGTATCCTTCCTCTCCAACACTCAGTGCACAGCA ATAATTAACCAGACTCTTACCCCAACTTGGAACCAGATGTTGATGGTAAATAAGGTGTCTCTGTACGGAGAGCTCAACGAGCTAGTAAAAGAGCCACCTCTTGTTGTTATTGAGGTCTACGACGAAGACGCACTG GGTAAGCCAGAATATCTGGGCTCTACTACAGCTGTACCAGTGGTCAGGCTCAACGAGGAGCCATACACACCACCTCCGCTGCAGTACAGTCCACTTTTTTATGGGAGCATGTCCGGTGGCGACATACTTGGAGCTTTTGAGCTTATCCAG ACAGGAAAGCATCCTCTACCTGAGATAGATGACCCTGAGGGCCAGATCTACCCTGTGCCTTCATACATCCGACCTGTGCTCTGCAAGTACAGAATTGAA GTTCTGTTCTGGGGGTTGAGAGAACTGAAAAAGGTGCAGCTCCTTCCTGTGGATCGGCCCCAGGTCTTCATTGAGTGTGCAGGAAAAGGCGTTAACTCCTCTGTGATACAGAGCTACAAGAGCAACCCAAACTTCACCGTGCTTGTGGACTCCTTTGATGTG GAGCTGCCTGAGAACGAGTACCTCCACCCTCCACTCACAATCACTGTGGTGGACTGGAGAGCCTTTGGCAGGAGCACTCTGGTGGGCAGCCATGTCATAAACAACCTGGGTCTGTTCAAATACACGCCTCCATCTTTACCCCCTCCCAGACGACAGCCACCTGAGCCAGCCAGCATAGAGC TGAATGCCTGTTCATTCCTAGCTACACCACTTCCTGAACAAGAGGGCACTGAAGCGCAAACCAGTGAGGACATACACATAACTATAGAGCAGGAGGAGATCAGCAAGCCTCCTCATACACCTGAGCCAGTGCCTCAGGACAGGAAG gacagagtctctcagaagagCAAGCGTAGATCTACAAAACGGAAAAAACGCACTGCTGCTGACGAGTCTGCTGACAGCGTCATTGACTGGTGGTCGAAATACTATGCTTCAATGGAGAAAATCCAAATG TCGAAACTAAGAGAGGTCAACCCATTTCCAAGCATCTATGAAACTG TACCTCCTCTCCAGAACTTGCTCACAGATGGAATAAACACTATGG CTAAGGgaatgaaagagaagaaaaaggagTTCAACTTCAAGACTGTGACTGAGCAGACCAAGACTGCAACCTTAATG ATATATGACAAAGAGCTGGAGGCAGAGTTTGGCCCTTTTGATGACTGGGTCAAAACATTTGAACTGTTTCGTGGTAAGGCAAATGAGGAAGAGAGCTCTGCTGCTGAGAGGTTTGTTGGGAAATTCAAG GCTGGGTTTTGTCTGTATAAGCTTCCTGATGGTGATGAGGAAGGGTGTTTGGACTCTGGAGAGTATAAAATAAGCCAGGGTATTCCCCCCAACTGCGCTGTAAACGTCCTAATCCGTGTGTACGTTGTTGCA GCCACAAACCTCCATCCAGCTGACCCTGATGGAAAGGCAGATCCTTACATTGTGCTGAAACTAGGAAAAACCGAAATCAAGGACAGAGACAACTACATCCCTAAACAGCTCAACCCAGTGTTTGGCAG atCTTTTGAAATTCAAGCATCTTTCCCCAAGGAATCCTTATTGAGGATTCTCATCTATGATTTTGATGTTATTGGTGGAGATGATTTGATTGGAGAGACACAAATAGATTTGGAGAACCGATTTTATAGCAGACACAGAGCAACATGTGGCATCCCAACTGAATACGCCAT TGAGGGCTACAATGCCTGGAGAGATGCCGTTAAACCGACTGATTTGCTGATTAAGCTATGCAAAGAAAGCAGACTTGACAGCCCTCGCTTCACTCCTGGTTGTATCACCATTGGAGAAAAAGTTTACAATGGAAAAACAGTCTTTATTGATGAGG ATCAGGTAGTTGAGTCCTATGAACATTTGGCACTGAAGGTATTGCACAAGTGGGAAGAAATGCCAGGTGTGGGATGCAGACTGGTGCCAGAGCACATCGAGACCCGCACCCTCTACCTAAAGGACAAGCCAGGCATGGACCAG GGCCAGCTGCAGCTGTGGGTAGATATCTTTCCTATGGACATGCCTCATCCTGGACCTCCTGTGGACATTTCTCCCCGCAAACCCAAAGG ATATGAATTGAGGATCATAATCTGGAACACAGAAGATGTCATTTTGGAAGACACCAATTTCATAACGGGCCAACAGTCCAGTGACATCTACATTAAAGG ATGGGTGAAGGGCCTTGAAGATGATGCCCAGGAAACAGATGTCCATTACAACTCTCTGACTGGTGAGGGCAATTTCAACTGGCGCTTCGTTTTCCCCTTCTACTACCTTCCAGCTGAGAGACTGGTCGTGGTCAGCAAACGTGAGAACATCTTTTCTCTGGACAAGACAGAGCAGAAGCTGCCTGCAGTCTTAGTGCTACAGGTGTGGGACTTTGAGAGATTGTCTTCAGATGATTTCCTCG GCTCAGTGGAGTTGGacctgcatgggtttcctcgtGGTGCCAAAACAGCAAAAGAGTGTAAGATGGAGATGTTAAATAACACCAGTGACAATATATCCATCTTCCAGCAGAAACGTGCCAAAGGCTGGTGGCCTTTTGTGAAGGCTGATGATCTTACA GGAAAAGTGGAAGCTGAATTCCACTTGGTAACAGCTGAAGAAGTAGAGAAGAACCCTGTAGGTCGAGCACGCAAGGAGCCAGAACCGCTAGAAAAACCCAA TCGACCAGATACAACCTTCTCTTGGTTTGTGAACCCCTTTAAGTGTTTCTTCCATCTGATCTGGAAGAACTACAAGAAGTACATCATAGCTGCCCTGGTGCTGCTGATCCTGGCACTGTTTCTTGCCTTGCTCTTCTACACACTGCCGGGGGCGATCAGCAACAGGATCGTCAGTGGATGA